The Geothrix oryzae DNA window CGGCGAGCCGCTATCGAGCAGGCCATCAAAGAACATCCTGACCTGGGGGATGAAACCATAGCCGTGGTCTTCTTCATGGACCGAGGCATGTCCCGAAGCCAGCAGATGTTCGCAGATCTCAACCGTCATGCAGTTCGGGCCAGCAGCAGCATTGGCGTGCTCTATGACCAACGGGACCAGTCTGCGGATATTGTGAGGCGTATGGTACTCAAGGCTCCAGTTTTTAAGGGGCTGATTGAGATGGAGCGTGCCACCCTGGCCCTGCGATCTCGGAAGCTCTTCACTCTGAGCTCTGTTTACCGTGCTACGAACAGCCTTCTCAGGGATCTTCCAGGGGCAGTTGAGGATCACCTTGCACTTGCAACCGCCTTTTGGATGGAAGTCGGTTCGCAATTCCCGGAGTGGGACGAAGTCCGTGAAGGGTCCCTCGCAGCTCAGGATGTAAGGACGGAATTCCTTCACAGCCATGGAGTCGTTCTTCAGGCCATTGGGCGGGCCGGCAACGCGTTGCTCCACCAGGACTCCCGAACATGGAAGAGCAGGCTCAAGGCGCTCAGGAAGCTCGACTGGTCCCGGAAGAACCCCTACTGGGAGGGACGGGTCATGATCGGCGGTCGTGTTTCGAAGGCAGAAGCGAATGTCATCCTCACGGTTTCGGCCATAAAGGGTGCTATCGGGCTCCCTCTCTCTGCGGAAGAAAAGCGCTTAGAGGACAACATCGCATCGTCTAGGACATCTTCTGCAAGGCAGGGAAAACATGGCCGGTAAGTCAGCCTTTAAAGAGCTTGGGCTCAAGAAGACGGTGGATCTCATCCATGAAGAGATTCAGGCGCTCTATGCCATGGATGATGTTCCCTGGATTATTGGTTACTCCGGGGGGAAGGATTCCACGGCTTGCGTTCAGTTGGTCTGGAATGCACTTACGGGTTTACCAAAGAAGCAACGCCACAAGGTGGTACACGTCATCTCCACGGACACCATGGTTGAGAATCCGGTGGTATCTAGCTGGGTGGAACGGTCGCTCAAAACCATGGGTGCTGCTGCGGAACGACACAGCATTCCGGTAGAGCCCCATCACCTCCGCCCAGAGGTAGCAGACACCTTCTGGGTTAACCTCCTGGGGAAGGGCTATCCCTCTCCGCGACACATGTTTCGATGGTGTACTGAACGCCTGAAAATAAGGCCATCCAATGCCTTCATCACCAAAATCGTTAGAGAACAGGGTGAAGCGATTCTGGTGTTGGGAACCCGCAAACAGGAGAGCATTAACCGGGCTCGTACCATGGCGCGCCATGCCGCGAACCAGGTGAGGGACCGGCTGACTCCCAACGCCAGCCTCCTAGGTTCCTTGATATATACCCCCATCGAAGATTGGTCCAACGATGACGTCTGGGCCTACCTGACTTCCATTGCAAATCCATGGGATTACCCCAACGAGCATCTCCTGGGGATGTATGCAGGCGCTACTGAGGGTGGGGAATGCCCATTGGTTGTGGACTCATCCACTCCAAGCTGCGGTGACAGCCGTTTTGGATGCTGGGTCTGCACGCTGGTGGATAAGGACAAATCCATGAGCGCGATGATTCAAAACGATCAAGAAAAAGAGTGGATGCTTCCCCTTCTGGATCTCCGCAATGAGCTTGATATGCGTGATCGTCCTGAGGAGGAGCAGGGTACAGGGCTGAAGCGGGATCGTGAGCGACGTGATTTCCGTCGAATCGATGGCCGACTTCACCTCTATGCGCAAGATGAAAAGGTGAAGGAAGATCCAAAGCGTTCCAAAAAGAAACTCCGAGGCAATGAACTCGATCGCGCCCTTGTTCATGGCCCGTACCTGCAGGCATGGCGGGAAGGATTTCTGCGAAAGCTGCTAGCGGCTCAAATGGAAATCCGTAGGCAAGGGCTTGATATGTCCACCTTTGAGGTAATTTCCTTGCCAGAGCTGGAGCAGATTCGAAGAATCTGGGTTATTGAAAAGCATGAAATCGAGGATAGCCTTCCCCGCATTTACAAAGGGGTTACAGGAGATCAATATCCTGGGGTTCCCCTCGATGATCAATGTCCATTGGACCCCGGTGCTCTGGATTTACTTCAGGAGGTCTGCCAGCGGTTGGAAGGCCCTGAGGAGGATTGGCGCATGCGTTATGGAATGGTGCGTGAAATGCTCTCGCAGGAAAGCCGCTTCCGTACTCAACGCCGAAGAGCAGGTCTGTTCGAGGCACTAGAGGAGGGGCTTCAGCGCCACCATTACTGGAATGAGAGAGATGCTGCCTCTTGGGCAAAAGATCGCTTAAGAAGCCAGAGAGCTCCGGGTGAGGACCTGCAGGCAATTCAGGACCTGTCCTCTGTTCTGGTTGTAAGCCCTGGCGGCGATGACGATTCTTTGGAACCGGGACTCCCGGGAGTATTCAAGTGATCATAGATTCAGTAGATTTCTATAATGTAGGAACGTTCCGTGGCAGTCAGTCGGTGCAGCTCACACCGTCTTCCCCCGGCCACATTCCGGTCGTTCTGATCGGGGGACAAAATGGTCGCGGAAAAACCACACTTCTCGATTCGATCCACTACGCCCTATATGGACGGAATGCGCGCCTTGCTAAGCGAGGTGATCTGTCTTGGGAAGAGTTCCTCAAGGGTTTGATTCATCGTCACTCTCCAAAGGATGAAGGAGCAGCGATCACACTGCAACTTCGCTTCCATGCTGAAGGAACCGAGAGACACCTTAAGATCCAGAGGGAGTGGAAGGCCAATTCAGGGAAGGTCAAGGAGACTCTGACCGTTTGGATGGATGGGTCACTAGCCCCAGAAGTAGCGGAGGAATGGACCGAATTTGTAGAAAATCTCATCCCGTCTAGGATCGCTCACCTTTTCCTCTTTGACGGGGAGCAGATTGCCGCACTTGCAGATCCGGATAAAAGCCGAGAGATCCTGCGAACTGGCATTTATGGGCTGCTTGGTGCGGATCTACTTGATCGCTTAGACAAGGACCTATTGGCGTTAGGGCGTCGATACCGCATGGATGCAGCCCCCCAAGAGACAGCCAAGGAGGTAGAGCGTCTTCAAGGTGACTGCCTTGAGGCAAAGCAGGCGGTTTCTGACCTGGCGGCTGCAATAAAGAGTCTCCAAGAGGAAGTGGCCCGTCTGCATGAACAGCGAGAGGGCATCCAGTCTGAAATCCAATCTCAAGGAGGGCACCTCCTGGAACGTCGTAACGGACTTGAACAGGAGGAACGGCACCTACAGACCCAGATCACAGAGATGGAAGATGAAATTCGCAGGTTGCAGAGCGGGATTCTTCCCTTGGTTGGAGTCAGGGGCCTGCTTGAAGAGATTGGGCAGCAAGCAGCAAAGGAACAGATCCTTCGAGGAGGTCAGGAATGGCTAGAACGGCTCACCGATAGGGATAAAAACCTATTGAAGGATATGGAAAAGGCTCGAGTATCTACGGTCATATTGAAACGCCTGGAGTCATGGCTAGAGAAAGATCGGGAGATCCTGGCTTCGGACCTCCGTGGTACCGAGGTGGAATATGATTTCTCACCCGAGGGATACGCCCAACTTCAACACCTCCTCCATGGTGGAATCCAAGAGACCTCCATTCAGTTCGAAGTCGTTCAAGTCCGACTGTCTGCTCATCGAGGTGCGCTCGAAAAGGTACAGAGAAGCCTGGCGCGCATACCCGATCCAGAGGCCGTTCGGCATCTGTTGGAAGCCCGAGCCCAAATCGAGCAAAAGATCGGGGCGCTGGCGTTCGAGATTCAGAGCAAGGAAAAGGGAAGGGCAGAGGCTGAAGGTCGGCTAACCCAGTTAGAGCGTCGGTTGGCCAAGGAGCACACAGACTTGGAGCTCAGTCGAATTGAAAGCGCCCTACAGCGCCGAAACATCGAACACTTGGAGCGGGCGAAGGATACGGTTCGCGCTTTCAGGGATGCTCTGGTTGCACGCGACATTCACCGAATTGAGAAGGAAATTCTCAGGAGCGCCCAAACCCTTTACTCCAAGAAGAAGCTGATTAGCCGGGTGAGTATTGACCCGGGCACGTTTCAGATCACCATCTTTGACTCGACCGGCGAAGCCTTCAGTGTCCACCAGCTCTCGGCAGGTGAACGTCAGATTTTGGCAATCTCCATCCTTTGGGGCCTATGTGCCGCAAGCGGCAAATCGCTTCCTGTGATAATCGATACGCCACTTGGACGCCTGGACCACAACCACCGGGAGAACCTAGTGGTTTCCTACTTCCACAAAGCAAGCCACCAGGTCGTGCTATTGTCCACCGAGGAAGAAATCACCCCAGCCTTCTATCAGAGACTTTCTCCTTGGGTTGGCAGGGTCTGCTCTCTTATCTACAACGAAGAAACTCAATCAAGTCACTTTGAAGCAGGTAGGTTTTTCGGGGACTTCCAGCACCTGCCAATACATCCGTTGGTTGAGGAGGTCCTTCCATGAACCCGCCCATCCAAACCATTCGTTTGAGCAAGAAGGAGGTTGATCTCCTGAATGTCATCAAGCGTCGGACGAAAATCAACCAGTGGAATATCCTATGCAGAATGGCCTTTTGTCTTTCATGCCAGGATCCATCAGAACCCTCTGTTTCCGTATTGGGCACCATGGAATCAGGTGTGGAGCTTGATTGGCTAACGTTTAGTGGTTCAAGTTCTGAAATTTATTCAGCAATATCTCTACATCACCAGAATCAAACCAAGTCGCAACTTTCCCCTTCGGAATATTTTAAGAAATTGTTATCGAGAGGAATAATCAAACTAAAAGAAGTATGCTAGTCACCGTAAATG harbors:
- the dndB gene encoding DNA sulfur modification protein DndB, with product MESTFTYAFPAIRGIQAQREYFVSMCPMRILSRIFVFNEEEDIPPELRAQRVLNRGRLPEMVRYLLDNPTSYVFSAISASIDGPVRFEPLTEKGEGRRMGTLHVPMDARFIINDGQHRRAAIEQAIKEHPDLGDETIAVVFFMDRGMSRSQQMFADLNRHAVRASSSIGVLYDQRDQSADIVRRMVLKAPVFKGLIEMERATLALRSRKLFTLSSVYRATNSLLRDLPGAVEDHLALATAFWMEVGSQFPEWDEVREGSLAAQDVRTEFLHSHGVVLQAIGRAGNALLHQDSRTWKSRLKALRKLDWSRKNPYWEGRVMIGGRVSKAEANVILTVSAIKGAIGLPLSAEEKRLEDNIASSRTSSARQGKHGR
- the dndC gene encoding DNA phosphorothioation system sulfurtransferase DndC, with translation MAGKSAFKELGLKKTVDLIHEEIQALYAMDDVPWIIGYSGGKDSTACVQLVWNALTGLPKKQRHKVVHVISTDTMVENPVVSSWVERSLKTMGAAAERHSIPVEPHHLRPEVADTFWVNLLGKGYPSPRHMFRWCTERLKIRPSNAFITKIVREQGEAILVLGTRKQESINRARTMARHAANQVRDRLTPNASLLGSLIYTPIEDWSNDDVWAYLTSIANPWDYPNEHLLGMYAGATEGGECPLVVDSSTPSCGDSRFGCWVCTLVDKDKSMSAMIQNDQEKEWMLPLLDLRNELDMRDRPEEEQGTGLKRDRERRDFRRIDGRLHLYAQDEKVKEDPKRSKKKLRGNELDRALVHGPYLQAWREGFLRKLLAAQMEIRRQGLDMSTFEVISLPELEQIRRIWVIEKHEIEDSLPRIYKGVTGDQYPGVPLDDQCPLDPGALDLLQEVCQRLEGPEEDWRMRYGMVREMLSQESRFRTQRRRAGLFEALEEGLQRHHYWNERDAASWAKDRLRSQRAPGEDLQAIQDLSSVLVVSPGGDDDSLEPGLPGVFK
- the dndD gene encoding DNA sulfur modification protein DndD; its protein translation is MIIDSVDFYNVGTFRGSQSVQLTPSSPGHIPVVLIGGQNGRGKTTLLDSIHYALYGRNARLAKRGDLSWEEFLKGLIHRHSPKDEGAAITLQLRFHAEGTERHLKIQREWKANSGKVKETLTVWMDGSLAPEVAEEWTEFVENLIPSRIAHLFLFDGEQIAALADPDKSREILRTGIYGLLGADLLDRLDKDLLALGRRYRMDAAPQETAKEVERLQGDCLEAKQAVSDLAAAIKSLQEEVARLHEQREGIQSEIQSQGGHLLERRNGLEQEERHLQTQITEMEDEIRRLQSGILPLVGVRGLLEEIGQQAAKEQILRGGQEWLERLTDRDKNLLKDMEKARVSTVILKRLESWLEKDREILASDLRGTEVEYDFSPEGYAQLQHLLHGGIQETSIQFEVVQVRLSAHRGALEKVQRSLARIPDPEAVRHLLEARAQIEQKIGALAFEIQSKEKGRAEAEGRLTQLERRLAKEHTDLELSRIESALQRRNIEHLERAKDTVRAFRDALVARDIHRIEKEILRSAQTLYSKKKLISRVSIDPGTFQITIFDSTGEAFSVHQLSAGERQILAISILWGLCAASGKSLPVIIDTPLGRLDHNHRENLVVSYFHKASHQVVLLSTEEEITPAFYQRLSPWVGRVCSLIYNEETQSSHFEAGRFFGDFQHLPIHPLVEEVLP
- a CDS encoding DndE family protein, with the protein product MNPPIQTIRLSKKEVDLLNVIKRRTKINQWNILCRMAFCLSCQDPSEPSVSVLGTMESGVELDWLTFSGSSSEIYSAISLHHQNQTKSQLSPSEYFKKLLSRGIIKLKEVC